Proteins co-encoded in one Prunus persica cultivar Lovell chromosome G6, Prunus_persica_NCBIv2, whole genome shotgun sequence genomic window:
- the LOC18774527 gene encoding probable WRKY transcription factor 70: MELSWPESVLSNRERVMEELIQGRELASQLCRVLDDHKSTLVSGCGGGDVGSAEGLVTKILGSFANTLLILNGKEADGEIVSGDRIQGNSSGGGSADSSSWDANHAIIKSEDFHEEISCKSASTFKDRRGSYKRRKTSHSWTRDTPALTDDGHAWRKYGQKVIHNANHPRNYFRCTHKFDQSCQATKHVQQIVDDPPVFRTTYYGNHTCRDYLKASELIFDCTSHTESSSYIRFGDIKQDHPFFSSFTSVKKEVVVKEEKPQPSDEHLMASHHHNRSSSGDYNVSPHPTAFKSSCPLSGLSSTIDPYDHEGDVMSGLIVGPYYFDDEVLQYEF; this comes from the exons ATGGAGTTGTCTTGGCCGGAGAGTGTGCTATCAAATAGGGAAAGGGTGATGGAGGAGTTGATCCAAGGGCGTGAGCTTGCAAGTCAACTTTGTAGGGTTCTTGATGATCATAAGTCAACACTTGTTAGTGGTTGTGGTGGAGGAGATGTTGGGTCGGCTGAGGGTCTTGTTACTAAGATTTTGGGGTCATTTGCAAATACCCTTTTGATCTTAAATGGGAAGGAGGCTGACGGAGAGATTGTTTCTGGTGATCGGATTCAAGGGAATAGTAGTGGTGGTGGGTCTGCAGATTCATCATCTTGGGATGCCAATCATGCTATTATTAAGTCTGAAGATTTTCATGAGGAGATCAGTTGTAAGAGTGCTTCAACCTTCAAGGATCGTAGGGGTTCTTACAAGAGAag GAAAACTTCACACTCTTGGACTAGAGACACTCCGGCTTTGACTGACGATGGTCATGCATGGAGGAAGTACGGACAAAAAGTCATCCACAATGCCAATCACCCAAG GAACTACTTTAGGTGCACCCACAAATTCGATCAATCGTGCCAAGCAACCAAACACGTGCAACAAATTGTAGATGATCCACCAGTTTTTCGGACCACATATTATGGCAATCACACATGCAGAGACTACTTGAAAGCTTCTGAGTTGATCTTTGATTGCACAAGCCATACAGAGTCTTCAAGTTACATCAGATTTGGCGACATTAAGCAAGACCACCCCTTTTTCTCATCTTTCACATCAGTGAAGAAAGAGGTCGTCGTCAAGGAAGAGAAACCACAACCAAGTGATGAGCATTTGATGGCAAGCCACCACCACAACCGTTCATCATCCGGTGATTATAATGTGTCACCTCATCCGACGGCGTTCAAGTCGTCTTGTCCCCTGAGCGGGCTTTCGTCAACCATTGATCCGTATGATCATGAGGGCGATGTGATGTCTGGTTTAATTGTGGGGCCTTATTACTTTGATGATGAAGTTTTGCaatatgaattttga
- the LOC18773727 gene encoding probable WRKY transcription factor 70 yields the protein MEWSWPESVLSNGERVKEELMQGRELAGQLCRVFDDHKSTLVSGFGGGGGGSAEDLVDKILGSFANTLLILNGKESDGEIVSGDQIQGISSGGGSADSSSWDANHTAAVIKSEDFYEESCKTTSTFKDRRGSYKRRKTSHSWTRDTHALTDDGHGWRKYGQKRILNSKHSRNYYRCTHKFEQSCKATKYVQQIQDHPPMFRTTYHGNHTCRDLDCTSPRESSNFIRFGDTKQNHPFFSFFTSVKKEELVFKDELIIKKEIPPTSDDRVMTSHNNYSWLCDYLVSPDLTTFESFGPSNGVSSTLDEFDHEDVISRLMMGSFDLDELLQYI from the exons ATGGAGTGGTCTTGGCCGGAGAGTGTGTTATCAAATGGGGAAAGGGTGAAGGAAGAGTTGATGCAAGGGCGTGAGCTTGCAGGTCAACTTTGTAGGGTTTTTGATGATCACAAGTCAACACTTGTTAGTggttttggtggtggtggtggtggttcgGCTGAGGATCTTGTTGATAAGATTTTGGGATCATTTGCAAATACCCTTTTGATCTTAAATGGAAAAGAATCTGACGGGGAGATTGTTTCTGGTGATCAGATTCAAGGGATCAGTAGTGGTGGTGGCTCTGCAGATTCATCATCTTGGGATGCAAATCATACGGCGGCTGTTATTAAGTCTGAAGATTTTTATGAGGAGAGTTGTAAGACTACTTCAACCTTCAAGGATCGTAGAGGTTCTTACAAGAGAAG AAAGACTTCACACTCTTGGACTAGAGACACTCATGCTTTGACAGACGACGGTCATGGATGGAGAAAATACGGACAAAAACGCATCCTTAATTCCAAGCACTCAAG GAATTACTATAGGTGCACTCACAAGTTCGAACAATCTTGCAAAGCAACCAAATACGTGCAACAAATTCAAGATCATCCACCAATGTTTCGGACCACATATCATGGCAACCACACATGCAGAGACTTGGATTGTACAAGTCCTAGAGAGTCTTCAAATTTCATCAGATTTGGCGACACCAAACAAAATCATCCCTTTTTCTCATTCTTCACATcagttaaaaaagaagaattggTCTTCAAGGACGAATTGATCATTAAGAAAGAGATACCACCAACAAGTGATGATCGTGTGATGACAAGCCACAACAACTATTCATGGTTGTGTGATTATCTTGTGTCACCCGATTTGACGACGTTCGAGTCCTTTGGGCCCTCGAACGGGGTCTCATCAACCCTCGATGAGTTTGATCATGAGGATGTGATTTCTAGGTTAATGATGGGGTCTTTTGACTTGGATGAATTATTgcaatatatttga
- the LOC18774487 gene encoding probable WRKY transcription factor 70, with protein sequence MEELIHGREVASGQLGAGAGASSWDVDHLLDHAIKCEASNEETCKSASTSSTDRRGSYKKRKTCHSWIKDSPALTEDGQAWRKYGQKLILNAKHPRNYFRCTHKFDQACQATKHVQQVEDDPPLFRTTYYGNHTCRDHLKACELVLDCTSPRESSKFIRFDDNNLSSKQEHPFFSSFKSLKREECFKEETTPSDYMTTQHHNQLALSDYLVSPPDLPAFTSPGLMSGFASANTAQLDEDAIYRKMAGFNYDDFAFDEFLQYELR encoded by the exons ATGGAGGAGCTGATCCACGGTCGTGAAGTTGCCAGTGGTCAACTTG GTGCAGGTGCAGGTGCATCATCTTGGGATGTTGATCATCTGCTTGATCATGCTATTAAGTGTGAAGCTTCTAATGAGGAGACTTGTAAGAGTGCTTCGACCTCCTCCACGGATCGCAGAGGCTCTTACAAGAAAAG GAAGACTTGTCACTCTTGGATTAAAGACTCTCCTGCTTTGACTGAAGATGGTCAAGCATGGAGGAAGTACGGACAAAAACTCATCCTTAATGCCAAGCACCCAAG GAACTACTTTAGGTGCACCCACAAATTCGATCAAGCATGCCAAGCAACCAAGCACGTACAACAAGTTGAAGATGATCCACCATTGTTTCGTACCACATATTATGGCAACCACACATGCAGAGACCACTTGAAAGCTTGTGAGCTGGTCTTGGATTGTACAAGCCCTAGAGAGTCTTCAAAGTTCATCAGATTTGACGACAACAACCTCTCAAGCAAACAAGAGCACCCCTTTTTCTCATCTTTTAAATCGCTAAAACGAGAAGAATGTTTCAAGGAAGAGACGACGCCAAGTGATTATATGACAACCCAGCACCACAACCAATTAGCATTGAGTGATTATCTTGTATCACCTCCTGATCTTCCGGCATTCACGTCCCCTGGGCTCATGAGCGGGTTTGCATCGGCCAATACTGCTCAGCTTGACGAGGATGCGATTTATAGGAAAATGGCGGGGTTTAATTATGATGACTTTGCATTTGATGAGTTTCTGCAATATGAGTTGAGGTAG